The Deltaproteobacteria bacterium genome includes a window with the following:
- a CDS encoding citrate synthase — MADTLTVIDNRTGRKIELRIEHGAIRATDLAQLGIVSYDPALLNTAACKSKVSYIDGERGILRYRGYPIEELAEKSNFLETAYLIVKGELPTVSHFPMWQRNIKMHTLVHENLKHFIEGFRYDAHPMGILIATVGALSTFYPEARNIMDLESRRMQTRRLIGKMPTIAAFAYRHSRGLPYVYPDNDLSYTGNFLSMMFKMTELKYKPDPILERALDVLFILHADHEQNCSSTTMRTIGSAHSDPYAAVAGAAAALGGPRHGSANEEVVHMLHEIGSKDRVPGLIRQVKGGERRLMGFGHRVYKNYDPRAKIIKQIAHQVFEVTGRNPLIDIALELERIALADDYFVSRKLYPNVDFYSGIIYEAMGLPVAMFPVLFAIARTAGWMAQWAELVLDEEQKITRPKQLYVGYPERRYVPLDQRREGGERETPVEGPL, encoded by the coding sequence ATGGCCGACACGCTGACCGTCATCGACAACCGCACCGGGAGGAAGATCGAGCTCCGCATCGAGCACGGCGCCATCCGCGCCACCGATCTCGCCCAGCTCGGCATCGTCAGCTACGACCCGGCGCTCCTCAACACCGCCGCTTGCAAGAGCAAGGTGAGCTACATCGACGGCGAGCGCGGCATCCTCCGCTACCGCGGCTATCCGATCGAGGAGCTGGCCGAGAAGAGCAACTTCCTCGAGACCGCCTACCTGATCGTCAAGGGCGAGCTGCCGACCGTCTCCCACTTCCCCATGTGGCAGCGCAACATCAAGATGCACACCCTCGTGCACGAGAACCTGAAGCACTTCATCGAGGGCTTCCGCTACGACGCGCACCCGATGGGCATCCTGATCGCCACGGTGGGCGCGCTCTCCACCTTCTACCCCGAGGCCAGGAACATCATGGACCTCGAGTCGCGGCGCATGCAGACCCGGCGGCTCATCGGCAAGATGCCGACCATCGCGGCGTTCGCCTACCGCCACAGCCGCGGGCTGCCCTACGTCTACCCCGACAACGACCTCTCCTACACCGGCAACTTCCTCTCCATGATGTTCAAGATGACCGAGCTCAAGTACAAGCCCGATCCCATCCTCGAGCGGGCGCTCGACGTGCTCTTCATCCTCCACGCCGACCACGAGCAGAACTGCTCGTCCACCACCATGCGGACGATCGGGAGCGCGCACTCCGACCCGTATGCGGCGGTGGCGGGGGCCGCGGCGGCGCTCGGCGGCCCGCGCCACGGCTCGGCCAACGAGGAGGTCGTGCACATGCTGCACGAGATCGGCTCGAAGGACCGGGTGCCGGGCCTCATCAGGCAGGTGAAGGGCGGGGAGCGGCGGCTGATGGGCTTCGGCCACCGCGTCTACAAGAACTACGACCCGCGCGCGAAGATCATCAAGCAGATCGCGCATCAGGTGTTCGAGGTGACGGGCAGGAACCCGCTCATCGACATCGCCCTCGAGCTCGAGCGGATCGCGCTCGCCGACGACTACTTCGTCAGCCGCAAGCTCTACCCGAACGTCGACTTCTACTCGGGGATCATCTACGAGGCGATGGGGCTGCCGGTGGCGATGTTCCCCGTCCTGTTCGCGATCGCGCGCACGGCGGGCTGGATGGCGCAGTGGGCGGAGCTGGTCCTCGACGAGGAGCAGAAGATCACGCGCCCGAAGCAGCTCTACGTGGGATACCCCGAACGCCGTTACGTGCCGCTCGACCAGCGCCGCGAAGGGGGCGAGCGCGAGACGCCAGTGGAGGGGCCGCTGTAG